The nucleotide window GCCGCTCGCTTTGCCGTCGCTTCTTGCAGCGGGGACCATAGCCCATGTGGATCCCCACGATGGGCCTCGGAAGTCCCACGATGAGCCCCTCCGCTCGTCGCTCGTCTTCCTCGGACCAATGGGCTTCCATATCGAGATCGGCGCCGATGGACTCGAGGCCCGCGGCTTTCAGATTGTTCACGATGGCGTGGGCTTTCGCGTCGAACGGGGTTTCTCGAAAGCTTTCGATGGACTCGATACCGGCACGCTCGAGAAGTCTTCGGTAATGATCCCGGCGCTCGAGGAGTATCGCCCGAGTGTAGGCGCGAGCCCGGAGCTTTCTCGCAAGCTTTTGCTTTTCGGGCGAGAGAAGGTAGGGGAGATTACGATACCGAAGAGGCAGGACCTCGGCAACGCGAGTGTTACGCTCCAGGAGCGGAGCCGCGGAAGCGGCGCA belongs to Vicinamibacteria bacterium and includes:
- a CDS encoding glycosyltransferase family 9 protein, with translation MSVSVSEQERVLVVRAGALGDTLMTTPLLRALHEGSPQRPIDVLCAASAAPLLERNTRVAEVLPLRYRNLPYLLSPEKQKLARKLRARAYTRAILLERRDHYRRLLERAGIESIESFRETPFDAKAHAIVNNLKAAGLESIGADLDMEAHWSEEDERRAEGLIVGLPRPIVGIHMGYGPRCKKRRQSERLKGWPLAHFVELCQTLSRQGSSLVFTGSSEDRRDVVRVTSRLSGVSFANLAGRTSVCELAALISRLDLFVSVDSGPAHLAAAVATPLVV